In the genome of Pontibacter actiniarum, the window GCCACCAAGATCTGGTATATCGAGGATTACCAGCTGAAAGAGTACCCGGGTACTTACCACGAGTATGAGGCCTGGCAGGAGAAACGCGAAAAGGAGGTTAAAAAAGATACCGCGAACACACCGGCCCCCAAGGCAGAGAAGCAGCCCCGCGAGAAGAGCGAATTCACGCAGCTCAGCAACCAACTGAAGCAGGTGAACAAGCAGGTGAACGAGGTAGAGAAGGAAGTGCAGCAGCTGGAGCAACAGCTTGCCGCCCAGGAGAAGCACCTGGCAGACCCAGAGGTGTTCGGCGACGTGGAGAAGCTGCAGAAAGCCACCCAGGATTTTGAAGTCATCAAGAATAAGCTTGATAAGAAGCAGGAGCAGTGGGAAGAGCTAATGCTGGAGGCCGAGGAGCTGGAGATAAAAATGGCAGAGTAAAGCCTAACAACGAGTTAACAGTGATAGTAGTAGCGGCGGCTCCGGGTAACCTGGGGCCGCCGCCGCTGTTTTAGCTACGGAATGTTAAATTAATATTAATAAAATGTTATATCATTGAAACCAGAAGTGCAGTATTTGGATATAAGGATAATATAATAGTATGCTATTTATATATCAGCCTGTATGAAACAAACGCTGCGCACTCCCCAAAAAGCCCAACCGAGCCCCACTAAAGCCACTTCCAAAGCAAACCTGTCTTACCGCCTTTCCGGCGAGAGCCTGCTCCGCGGGTTGTATTGGTGTGCCGCTGCACTGGTGGTGCTGAACGTAATAGCGATCGTCTGCAAGTATACCACGGGCCATCCCAACGCCTGGGGCATTATCCCGCAGTTTGAGCTGGACGCAGAGCGAAATGTGCCCACCTACTTCTCGTCCTTTATTCTGCTGCTGTCCTCGCTTCTGCTTTTTGCGGTGTCCCTGCTGAAGCAGCGGGAGCAAGACAAGTTTACCTGGCAGTGGCGGCTGTTGTCGGTGGTGTTCCTATACTTGTCGGTGGATGAGTCGGCAGGTTTGCACGAGATGTTTATTTACCCCCTGCGGGACAACTTTCATCTGACAGGTATACTCTATTTCTCCTGGGTGATTGTGGGTGCGGGCGTAGTAATAGCCTTGGGGGCTTACTACCTGCCGTTCCTGCTTTCGCTACACTCCAAACTGCGGTTCAGGGTGATGCTGGCAGCGGTGGTGTATGTCGGAGGGGCTTTGGGGGTAGAGCTCTACGGGGGCTACTATGCGGATGCTTTTGGGTTAGACAATTTAGGGTACGCCCTTATAACCACGGTGGAGGAGACCATGGAAATCACGGGTGTACTCTTGCTGCTCCACGCGCTCTATAAGCACCTTAAGCAGCAGCTGGCGAGTGTAACCCTTGTTTTAAGCCCTGTGGCAGCCCCTAGCCGACAGCCCGCAGCCTTGGTGCCAGAGGCCGGATTGGCCTATCATAACCACCACACAGTAATCACCAACTAAGGCAGGTTTATGCCGGGGGCCACGGCAGGCGTACCGGTGCCGTTTTACTTATTGAGTGGCACGCTGCTTCTCTTTTTTCTGTAAATCCAGGGTGTAAAACAGCCATGCTGTATACGTGTAGTTGTTGGTATACCTGTTTTGTACAGAGGCTGATTGTGCAAACAGGTTCATGTAGCCAACTTGCAATCTTATACTTTGCCGCTCCAGCCCCAGCATCAGTCCCAGGCGGTTTTGGTCAAAGGTGTTATGGGTGATGTTCTCCCCAAAATTTAGCATTACTTCTTCGCTTAAGAACAGGTAGGGCAACACCTCACCCAGCTTTAGCGAGGGCAGGTTTAGGCGGAGCGACTCCTGCAGGCGCAGCCGGTGGTTAAAATCATACTTTGGCTGCAGAACAGCCTGCTTTACCCGTTGTTTAAAACGCATGTCGTAGCGTAGGCGGGTGGAGAGGGTGAGGTGCTGCCCGAGTTTTGCCGGCACCAGTGCTTGTAGCCAGGGCCGGTGTTCATGCCGCTCCAGGGCATCAGAATCGGAGCCGGGCACCGTAAGCCAGGCAAAAGAGTAGCCCGCCGTGGCACTTACCCCGTGCGGCAGATGCCGAACCAACCCGATTCTGGCTACAGTGAAAAGCCCGCCTACGTGGTGCAGGTCAGTGTAGACCGCATGGTTTCTGGAGATGCGGAACGTGCCGGATACTGCTTCCCAGGCCGCGTGCGCGGCGCTAACCTCCTTACGCTGGGCCTGCGCTGCCGTGCCGCTTATAAAGCAGAGGGAAAGCAACAGTAGCACGATACGGGTAAATTTCTTCATGTTGTTTTCTCCAGGCCTTGCCGTCCGAAGCTGCGAGCGCGTTCCTGAATTTAACCTGAATACGGTGGTTTGCGTTGTCTTCTACACCAGGTGACACTTTCTTTTAACGCACTAAACAACAGCATGCACAACGACGCAGTACAGTCAGAGAACAGGTTATGGTACAAAGACGCTGTTTTCTATGCCATTGATGTGGAAAGCTTTCAGGATTCGGACGGCGACGGAGTGGGGGACTTTCAGGGGTTGATAAACCGCCTGGACTACCTGAACGACCTGGGAGTGGACTGCCTCTGGATCCTGCCTTTTTATACCACCCCAAACCGCGATAACGGCTACGATGTCCGCGATTACTACTCCATCGACAGCCGCCTGGGCCGCCTGAGTGACTTCAGCGAATTGGTAAAGGCAGCGAAAGAGCGCAACATCCGCATTCTGGTTGACCTGATTGTCCACCACACGTCAAACGAGCATCCCTGGTTTCAGGCCGCCAGTGCCGATCCGGGTTCCAAGTTCTTCAACTATTATGTGTGGCGCCCGGATAAGCCGGCCAAGGAAAGTAAGGAAAACATATTCCCGGGCCAGGAGAGTAGTGTCTGGGCATATGAGAAAAGTGCGGGAGCTTACTACCACCACTTGTTCTATGACTTTCAGCCCGACCTGAACATCGCCAACCAGGATGTGCAGCGGGAGATCATGTCGATCATTGAGTTCTGGCTTTCCTTCGGCGTGGATGGTTTCCGGGTGGATGCTGCCACGCATATACTGGACGGCAAAGGGGTGAAAGGCTCCAGGCTGAAGAGGCCGGCGCAGTTTCTAAAGCAGCTGCGCCAGGCGGTAAACAAGAAGAGCAAAGAAACCATACTTCTGGCCGAGGCAGATGTGGAGCCTGACAAAGTAGGAATCTACTATGGCAAAGGCGATCGCCTGAACATGCTGTTTAACTTTCTGCTTGATAACCAAATTTTCCTGGCGCTTGCGCGCGAGGAGGCCAAGCCGATAGCCGACTGGCTAAAAGGGCCGCTGCCGCCGGAGGACTGCCAGTGGGCCAATTTCCTGCGCAACCTGGATGAGCTGGACCTGGAGCGGCTGTCGGCAAGCGAGCGGCAGGAAGTGTTTGACAGGTTTGCGCCGGAAGAGAACATGCGTATTTTCAGTCGGGGTATCCGGCGCAGGCTGGCTCCGATGCTTCAGGGCAACCGTGCTCACCTGGAGATGGTTTACAGCCTGCTCTTCTCCATGCCGGGCTCTCCGTTGCTGGTGTACGGCGATGAAATAGGCATGGGAGAGGACCTGGAGCAAGAGGGGCGGGGCAGCGTGCGCCTGCCCATGCAGTGGAACGATGCGGAGAACGGAGGCTTTTCCGATGCACCGCGCGACAAGGTGGTGTGGCCGCCCCTGAGCAAAGGGCCCTTCAGCTATAAGAAGGTAAACGTGCAGCACCAGCACCAGCAGCAGCACTCGCTGCTGGAGTGGATGAAGAAACTGATCAGTACGCGCAAACACTGCCGCGAAATAGGCTGGGGCAAGGTAAAGCTGCTGGAAACAGATAAATCGCAGGTGCTTCTGCACTGCATGGAGTGGCAGGAAAGCATACTGGTTTTCGCACACAACCTTTCAGCCGAGAAAACAACATTTTCCCTTTCCTCCAAAGTGCTGCATCCACGTCAGTTCGTCGATATTTTTACCGACAGCGATTATCCTCCCACACAGGAAGACACGACCAGGATCGCCTTGAGTGGCTACGGTTACCGTTGGTTCCGGGTAAACCAGATCAAGTCCATGTAAGCCAGGTGCCGAAGAGTTTTGCTGGTGTTCCTGCTGTGGGGCATTAACAAAGCCTCGCTCGGATGGCCGTAAAGTATGAAAGGTGCTTTTCTCTGCCCTTTTCCTTTTGGAAGTACCATCAAGGGGAAAGGCAGATGTGCTCCTGGTTTATTAAGGCAGGTTAGCCTGATCGTTCCTTCTTCTTTGTTGTGGTAGCCAGTTGGTGCTTTGTAAAGTATAACACGAACGGACGGGTTATTCAAAGGCAGTAGCTTGGCGGCCAATGTGGGGGGCTTTAAGCCAGCTGCTGTGCAGCGAGTGGTAAAAACA includes:
- a CDS encoding alpha-amylase family protein, giving the protein MHNDAVQSENRLWYKDAVFYAIDVESFQDSDGDGVGDFQGLINRLDYLNDLGVDCLWILPFYTTPNRDNGYDVRDYYSIDSRLGRLSDFSELVKAAKERNIRILVDLIVHHTSNEHPWFQAASADPGSKFFNYYVWRPDKPAKESKENIFPGQESSVWAYEKSAGAYYHHLFYDFQPDLNIANQDVQREIMSIIEFWLSFGVDGFRVDAATHILDGKGVKGSRLKRPAQFLKQLRQAVNKKSKETILLAEADVEPDKVGIYYGKGDRLNMLFNFLLDNQIFLALAREEAKPIADWLKGPLPPEDCQWANFLRNLDELDLERLSASERQEVFDRFAPEENMRIFSRGIRRRLAPMLQGNRAHLEMVYSLLFSMPGSPLLVYGDEIGMGEDLEQEGRGSVRLPMQWNDAENGGFSDAPRDKVVWPPLSKGPFSYKKVNVQHQHQQQHSLLEWMKKLISTRKHCREIGWGKVKLLETDKSQVLLHCMEWQESILVFAHNLSAEKTTFSLSSKVLHPRQFVDIFTDSDYPPTQEDTTRIALSGYGYRWFRVNQIKSM
- a CDS encoding DUF2490 domain-containing protein; the encoded protein is MKKFTRIVLLLLSLCFISGTAAQAQRKEVSAAHAAWEAVSGTFRISRNHAVYTDLHHVGGLFTVARIGLVRHLPHGVSATAGYSFAWLTVPGSDSDALERHEHRPWLQALVPAKLGQHLTLSTRLRYDMRFKQRVKQAVLQPKYDFNHRLRLQESLRLNLPSLKLGEVLPYLFLSEEVMLNFGENITHNTFDQNRLGLMLGLERQSIRLQVGYMNLFAQSASVQNRYTNNYTYTAWLFYTLDLQKKEKQRATQ